In Apium graveolens cultivar Ventura chromosome 10, ASM990537v1, whole genome shotgun sequence, the following are encoded in one genomic region:
- the LOC141691133 gene encoding secreted RxLR effector protein 161-like — protein MFRSMVGGLRYLVHTRPDIAYCVGIVSRYMERPTKIHLSAAKRIMRYVKGTIHFGLVYSANSNNNVLNGFSDSDLGGQLDDRHSTAGMVFYLNESVITWVSQKQRCVALSSCEAEFMAATTAACQAIWRRNVLNQITSESMGPLVLYIDNRSAIDLAKNPMFHGRSKHIDVRYHFIRECVERGEVTLRHVSSNE, from the coding sequence ATGTTTAGAAGCATGGTCGGGGGGCTTCGATATTTAGTTCATACGAGACCCGACATCGCATATTGTGTGGGAATAGTTAGCCGTTACATGGAAAGGCCAACGAAAATTCACTTATCTGCTGCAAAACGTATCATGAGATATGTGAAAGGAACCATACATTTTGGTCTGGTCTACTCTGCAAATAGTAACAATAATGTGTTGAATGGTTTTTCTGATAGCGATCTGGGAGGACAGCTCGATGACAGGCATAGCACTGCTGGCATGGTGTTCTACCTGAATGAAAGTGTGATAACATGGGTGTCACAGAAGCAACGATGTGTGGCACTGTCCTCATGTGAGGCCGAGTTTATGGCGGCCACAACAGCAGCTTGTCAAGCTATATGGCGGAGAAATGTCTTAAACCAAATCACATCTGAGTCAATGGGTCCACTGGTTCTATACATTGATAACCGGTCAGCAATAGATTTAGCGAAAAATCCTAtgttccatggaagaagtaagcACATAGATGTGCGTTATCATTTCATTAGGGAGTGTGTGGAGCGTGGTGAAGTAACCTTGAGGCATGTGAGCAGCAACGAGTAG